From a region of the Paenibacillus sp. R14(2021) genome:
- the mutL gene encoding DNA mismatch repair endonuclease MutL: protein MSKIRILDEQLANQIAAGEVVERPSSVVKELVENAVDAGSSTIDIVIEEGGLSLIRVTDDGTGIEGDDIETAFYRHATSKISSSKDLFRIASLGFRGEALPSIAAVAKVECISAPDKSGLGRRLVIEGGTIVVNEESNAPQGTDISVRELFYNTPARLKYMKTIQTELGHIADYVNRLALAHPGIAFTLKHNGNTLLRTLGSGDRLQTFAAIYGTATAKAMLAVEGEHPDYELRGYISKPEQTRSNRNGITVVVNGRYIRSFVLNQAMMQAYHTLLPINRFPLAVLELGMHPSLLDVNVHPSKMEVRFSKEAELREFIEDAIRRALGKQRHIPGPASPTERSKPAFIQDRISFHQPEPAGSDGQAVSPVIAANPYASPSSAANMPLFQTTPQAERPSLNRPADAAGKLSAAEVAAALDKAEQSFGSRTEDAFASSDFGCAHTSESSQTAPFNAERVTGSSSSLRPAGLPARSQSQQEWQSARSASVPKDATERLYAPPSGQNREWSARESAETGYTHPTAGHTVYQPIDKQPEPAAPVVDSPHRDIDPASPAFPELYWIGQLHGTYIVAQNEEGLFLIDQHAAHERINYEYYLDKFSRPEQASQQLLVPLTLEFTPTEADALQSKLHLLQEAGVELEPFGSNTFLVRAYPEWLPAGDEGDVIEEMADWLLQERGAIDVGKLREKSAIMCSCKASIKANDRLTREEGEGLLRRLASCMQPYTCPHGRPIVVHMTTYQLEKMFKRVMS, encoded by the coding sequence ATGAGCAAAATCCGGATTTTGGATGAGCAGCTAGCCAACCAAATCGCTGCCGGCGAGGTTGTGGAACGGCCTTCTTCCGTTGTGAAGGAGCTCGTTGAGAACGCCGTCGACGCCGGCAGCTCCACGATTGATATCGTCATCGAGGAGGGCGGTTTGTCGCTCATTCGCGTAACCGACGATGGCACGGGGATCGAAGGCGACGATATCGAGACGGCCTTCTACCGGCACGCGACGAGTAAAATATCCTCCAGTAAGGATTTGTTCCGGATCGCCAGCCTTGGCTTCCGGGGCGAGGCGCTGCCAAGTATCGCGGCCGTAGCCAAGGTAGAATGCATCTCAGCGCCGGACAAGAGCGGACTCGGCCGCAGGCTCGTAATCGAAGGCGGCACGATCGTCGTCAACGAGGAGTCGAACGCTCCGCAAGGCACGGATATCAGCGTGCGGGAGCTGTTCTACAACACGCCGGCACGGCTGAAATATATGAAAACGATTCAAACCGAGCTTGGCCATATCGCCGATTACGTGAACCGGCTGGCCTTGGCGCATCCCGGCATTGCTTTCACGCTGAAGCATAACGGTAACACCTTGCTGCGCACGCTCGGCAGCGGAGACCGGCTTCAGACGTTCGCCGCGATTTACGGCACGGCGACAGCCAAAGCGATGCTGGCGGTCGAAGGGGAACATCCAGACTACGAGCTGCGCGGCTACATTTCCAAGCCGGAACAAACCCGTTCGAACCGCAATGGCATCACTGTTGTTGTGAACGGTCGATATATCCGGAGCTTTGTGCTGAATCAAGCGATGATGCAGGCGTATCATACGCTGCTTCCGATTAACCGCTTTCCCCTCGCCGTGCTTGAATTGGGTATGCACCCGTCCCTGCTGGATGTCAACGTCCATCCTTCCAAGATGGAAGTTCGATTCAGCAAAGAGGCGGAACTGCGCGAATTTATTGAGGACGCCATCAGACGCGCGCTCGGCAAGCAGCGTCATATTCCCGGTCCGGCATCGCCGACCGAGCGTTCGAAGCCGGCTTTCATTCAAGACCGGATTTCGTTTCATCAGCCTGAGCCAGCGGGATCTGACGGCCAAGCCGTCTCTCCGGTCATCGCTGCCAATCCGTATGCTTCGCCATCGTCCGCGGCCAACATGCCGTTATTCCAAACGACGCCGCAGGCAGAACGACCATCTCTGAATCGGCCAGCTGATGCTGCCGGCAAACTGTCCGCAGCCGAGGTGGCGGCCGCGCTTGACAAAGCAGAACAATCGTTCGGCAGCCGAACGGAGGACGCATTCGCTTCTTCGGATTTCGGTTGTGCTCATACGTCGGAGAGCTCCCAAACAGCTCCGTTCAACGCGGAGCGGGTAACGGGCTCATCCTCTTCGCTTCGGCCAGCGGGCTTGCCGGCCAGAAGTCAGTCGCAGCAGGAATGGCAAAGCGCCAGATCGGCGTCTGTTCCGAAGGACGCGACAGAACGGCTCTATGCGCCTCCAAGCGGGCAGAATCGGGAGTGGAGCGCAAGAGAATCGGCGGAAACCGGCTATACCCATCCGACCGCGGGCCATACCGTGTATCAGCCTATCGATAAGCAGCCTGAGCCGGCCGCTCCCGTCGTTGATTCGCCTCATCGCGACATTGACCCTGCATCACCGGCATTTCCTGAGCTCTACTGGATCGGCCAGCTTCATGGGACGTACATCGTCGCACAGAACGAGGAAGGGCTGTTTCTGATTGATCAGCATGCCGCGCACGAGCGGATCAATTATGAATACTATCTGGATAAATTCAGCCGGCCGGAACAGGCGAGCCAGCAGCTGCTGGTTCCGCTGACGCTGGAATTTACGCCGACAGAGGCTGACGCGCTCCAAAGCAAGCTTCATCTGCTGCAAGAAGCGGGCGTCGAGCTCGAGCCTTTCGGTTCGAACACCTTTCTTGTTCGCGCATACCCGGAGTGGCTGCCTGCAGGCGACGAAGGCGACGTCATCGAGGAAATGGCGGACTGGCTGCTGCAAGAGCGAGGCGCGATTGACGTCGGCAAGCTGCGCGAGAAATCGGCCATTATGTGCTCATGCAAGGCGTCGATCAAAGCGAACGACCGGCTGACGCGCGAAGAAGGGGAAGGCTTGTTAAGAAGGCTCGCTTCCTGTATGCAGCCGTACACCTGCCCGCACGGCCGACCGATCGTCGTTCATATGACAACCTACCAGCTGGAGAAGATGTTCAAGCGGGTGATGTCATGA
- the miaA gene encoding tRNA (adenosine(37)-N6)-dimethylallyltransferase MiaA yields the protein MSSASNDSAKPKLLVLIGPTAVGKTRMSLDLAKAWNAEIISGDSIQVYKGMDIGTAKIKPEEREGIPHHLIDICDPVHPFSVAEFQERCAALIPAIQSRGKLPFIVGGTGLYVESVAYAYEFAEVGSDDAFREEMRLYALNQGAEALHDKLRAVDPEAAQRLHPNDQRRVIRALEVYHLTGSTVSRQLEGQKKTSPYELCIIGLTMDRAVLYARINERVDAMIEEGLVEEVRGLLEQGVPGDAVSMHGLGYKEIVLYLQGHMTLESAVELLKRDTRHFAKRQLSWFRHMNDIHWIDCGENFNENLQTIHGIIAGKFRMELEYTINQPFDDGGNAQ from the coding sequence ATGAGCTCAGCATCAAACGATAGCGCCAAGCCGAAGCTGCTCGTGCTGATCGGACCGACTGCCGTCGGCAAAACGAGGATGAGCCTGGACCTTGCCAAAGCATGGAACGCGGAGATCATTTCCGGCGATTCCATTCAAGTGTACAAGGGCATGGATATCGGCACGGCCAAAATCAAACCTGAGGAGCGGGAGGGCATCCCGCATCACCTCATCGATATTTGCGATCCGGTGCATCCGTTCTCGGTTGCAGAGTTTCAGGAGCGCTGCGCCGCCCTGATCCCGGCTATACAAAGCCGGGGCAAGCTGCCTTTTATCGTAGGGGGAACGGGGCTTTACGTGGAGTCCGTCGCCTACGCTTACGAATTCGCGGAAGTGGGATCGGATGATGCCTTTCGCGAGGAAATGCGTCTCTATGCGCTGAATCAAGGTGCCGAAGCCCTTCATGACAAGCTGCGCGCCGTAGATCCGGAGGCGGCGCAGCGGCTGCATCCCAATGATCAGCGCCGCGTCATCCGCGCGTTGGAGGTCTACCATTTGACGGGATCCACAGTTTCCCGGCAGCTGGAAGGACAGAAAAAGACCTCTCCTTACGAACTCTGTATCATCGGCTTGACCATGGACCGTGCTGTGCTTTACGCCCGTATCAATGAACGAGTCGATGCCATGATCGAAGAAGGCTTGGTGGAAGAAGTTCGCGGTTTGCTGGAACAGGGCGTTCCGGGGGATGCCGTTTCCATGCATGGATTGGGGTATAAGGAAATCGTGCTTTATTTACAAGGTCATATGACGCTGGAGTCGGCCGTTGAGCTGCTGAAACGCGACACGCGGCACTTCGCGAAGCGCCAGTTGTCCTGGTTCAGGCACATGAACGACATTCACTGGATCGATTGCGGTGAAAATTTTAACGAGAATTTGCAAACAATTCATGGTATAATAGCAGGAAAGTTTAGGATGGAACTTGAATATACTATTAACCAACCTTTTGACGATGGGGGTAACGCGCAATGA
- a CDS encoding helix-turn-helix transcriptional regulator has translation MNHPTRLKALSTFLAAQRAKLTPQAVGIEPGLRRRTPGLRREEVAQLAGVSSTWYTWLEQGRDIKVSASVLEAVSAALRLNSDERKYLFALALDTGTGISPPLQEETTVISPSLRRILRELHTCPTIISNRHCQIVGWNEAASHVFMDFERIPTEKRNMIALLFERKEFKRLAGNWEQFVSEFLAIFRAYYGQYVDDEWYDTFLREMSATYPEFNPLWEKSRVSTAPEVLIEFRHAKAGKMHFHLTSLQVQGESDLRCSIYTPDADSSTESKLRKLMAIKTRAVPSD, from the coding sequence TTGAATCATCCTACTCGGCTTAAAGCCTTATCGACATTTCTTGCGGCACAGCGCGCCAAACTCACTCCGCAGGCTGTCGGCATCGAACCGGGACTTCGGCGACGCACGCCGGGTCTCCGGCGGGAAGAGGTCGCCCAACTGGCTGGCGTCAGTTCGACCTGGTATACGTGGCTGGAGCAAGGCAGGGATATTAAAGTGTCGGCTTCCGTACTGGAAGCCGTCTCTGCAGCGCTTCGTCTGAATTCCGACGAACGCAAATACTTGTTCGCCCTCGCGCTTGACACTGGTACCGGTATCTCGCCGCCGCTTCAGGAGGAAACGACGGTCATCAGCCCTTCGCTTAGACGGATTTTGCGCGAGCTTCATACCTGCCCGACCATCATTTCCAACCGCCATTGTCAAATTGTCGGCTGGAACGAAGCCGCCTCCCACGTGTTCATGGATTTCGAGCGAATCCCGACAGAGAAACGGAATATGATCGCCCTCTTGTTCGAGCGTAAAGAATTCAAGAGGCTGGCAGGCAACTGGGAGCAGTTCGTCAGCGAATTTCTGGCCATCTTTCGCGCCTATTACGGCCAGTATGTTGACGATGAGTGGTATGATACCTTCCTCCGTGAAATGAGCGCGACCTATCCTGAATTCAATCCCCTCTGGGAGAAGAGCCGCGTGAGCACAGCACCAGAGGTGCTGATCGAATTCCGGCATGCCAAAGCAGGCAAAATGCACTTTCATCTTACCTCACTGCAGGTGCAGGGGGAATCCGATCTGCGCTGCAGCATTTATACACCAGACGCCGACTCCTCTACCGAAAGCAAGCTTCGGAAGCTGATGGCCATAAAAACGCGGGCAGTCCCCTCCGACTGA
- a CDS encoding outer spore coat protein CotE — MAYADKQLKAREIMTKAVCGKGRKFSTVTHNVTPPHHPTSILGAWIINHQYEAVRSGDGIEVIGTYDINIWYSYNKNSQTDVAKETLSYVEHVPLSYLDPKHRASTEEVSAESTQEPNCIEANISSSGSGVVIRVEREFAVELVAETKIWVATLPGGSEDGKDYEYGDDGEFEDLDPELLDDEL, encoded by the coding sequence ATGGCTTATGCAGATAAACAGCTTAAGGCTAGAGAAATAATGACCAAAGCTGTCTGCGGAAAAGGTCGTAAGTTTTCCACAGTAACGCACAACGTTACGCCGCCTCATCATCCCACGAGCATTTTGGGCGCTTGGATTATTAACCATCAATACGAGGCGGTCCGTTCCGGAGACGGGATCGAGGTTATCGGTACTTACGATATCAACATTTGGTATTCTTACAACAAAAACTCGCAAACCGATGTAGCCAAGGAAACACTTTCCTACGTCGAACACGTACCGCTTTCCTATCTCGATCCGAAGCACCGGGCTTCGACCGAGGAAGTATCTGCGGAGTCAACGCAAGAACCGAATTGCATTGAAGCTAATATTTCGTCCAGCGGCTCAGGTGTCGTTATTCGCGTGGAGCGCGAATTTGCGGTTGAACTGGTTGCCGAGACGAAAATATGGGTAGCGACATTGCCGGGCGGCTCCGAAGACGGCAAAGATTACGAGTACGGCGATGACGGCGAGTTTGAGGATTTGGATCCGGAGCTGCTCGACGACGAACTGTAA
- a CDS encoding class I SAM-dependent methyltransferase: MIVSTPQKPSEEQIHYAQGIAEELGGRYVPRKQDSLQLLKQKYEDSCLLVADDRGLRYYENSEEPLYFHPSMAYVRVKRMRKGESDPLITLTGCQPGDVVIDCTAGLGSDAIVFAYAAGKAGSVTALESERMLYTVVREGLRSYHTEHGDVNEALRRIQMQCIDHLSYLSAQPDKSADIVYFDPMFRQPLHDSSALAPLRGLANSSALSEASIREALRVARKCVVLKEHGDSGEFQRLGFQRRHRNKIAYGVILPS, encoded by the coding sequence ATGATCGTGTCGACGCCGCAGAAGCCATCCGAGGAGCAGATTCACTACGCGCAGGGGATCGCCGAGGAGCTGGGAGGCCGTTACGTACCGCGCAAACAAGACTCGCTGCAGCTGCTAAAGCAGAAATACGAGGATTCCTGCCTCCTTGTTGCAGACGATCGTGGACTGCGCTATTATGAGAATTCGGAGGAGCCGCTGTATTTTCATCCCAGCATGGCTTACGTCCGCGTCAAACGGATGCGCAAAGGCGAGAGCGACCCGCTCATTACGCTGACCGGCTGCCAGCCAGGCGATGTCGTGATTGATTGTACGGCAGGACTCGGCTCGGATGCCATCGTGTTTGCGTATGCAGCGGGGAAAGCAGGATCCGTGACAGCCTTGGAGAGCGAGCGGATGCTGTATACCGTCGTTCGCGAAGGGCTGCGCAGCTATCATACTGAGCACGGAGATGTCAACGAGGCGCTGCGCCGCATTCAGATGCAGTGCATCGATCATCTCAGCTACCTGTCCGCGCAGCCGGACAAGAGCGCGGACATCGTTTATTTCGATCCGATGTTCCGCCAGCCGCTGCACGATTCTTCGGCGCTTGCGCCGCTAAGAGGACTGGCGAACAGCTCCGCGCTCAGCGAAGCATCCATTCGGGAAGCGCTTCGCGTCGCCCGTAAATGCGTCGTGCTCAAGGAGCACGGGGACAGCGGCGAGTTCCAGCGTCTTGGCTTCCAGCGCCGCCACAGAAACAAAATTGCATACGGAGTGATTCTGCCATCATGA
- the mutS gene encoding DNA mismatch repair protein MutS: MTAYTPMIQQYLAIKEGARDAILFFRLGDFYEMFFDDAIHASRDLEITLTGREGGGDKKIPMCGVPYHSAEGYIARLIEKGYKVAICEQVEDPAAAKGVVRREIIRVVTPGTVMESKSLTEKANNFIVSVSELSGVYGVAACDLTTGELYVTSFSAGADALLDEVNVYHPSEVVGDASALEWLRPAASGWNRPVLFTDRAPMQADRLEQQFSQLELEALAPARHRAVSLLTGYLDETQKRSLGHVRRISVYEPNQYMILDPFTRRNLELTETVRDRSKKGSLLWLLDRTRTSMGARLLRRWIDKPLLSKPAIDERLEAVDKLYHSFILRDELRTELNEIYDLERLVGRVAYGSANGRDLNALKTSLQHVPALTALCADSDSTTLRKLVAGVDDCADLAAMIETVIVDEPPVSVREGGLIRSGYDAYLDELREASVNGKRWLAELERKEREATGIKSLKIGYNKVFGYYLEVSKANVGSLPEGRYERKQTLTNAERYVTPELKEKESLILEAEEKMVDLEYAKFVELREHLTVHLHRLQKLAEVLAALDVFQSLATVSGEQRYVKPTVTEGYNFVAVEGRHPVVEAVMEGAAFIANDTRLTKDGGSDASMLLITGPNMAGKSTYMRQVALVSIMAQIGCFVPAKQAEVPLIDRIFTRIGAADDLIGGQSTFMVEMKDIQIMTEKATSQSLVIIDELGRGTSTGEGMAIAQAVIEFVHHEVGCKALVSTHFHELAHLGDTLPHLANACMAVQETGDNVTFLRKLVPGAAGSSYGIYCAQLAGLPGSIITRAYALLDSHTKLEMAAAATLLPTAIVTREQTAAAAGIVTSAAGERRIEPNSGPSGAAALAAAESASIYAAPALENQSADLSAAAGVVQLSIFEEPAPADNAKARKGSPRAEQLADQLRKLDLFNLTPMQAMQWLNDMKLKLNE, translated from the coding sequence ATGACTGCATATACCCCCATGATTCAGCAATATTTGGCGATTAAGGAAGGCGCGCGCGATGCGATTTTGTTTTTCCGTCTCGGCGACTTCTATGAAATGTTTTTTGACGATGCGATCCATGCGTCGAGAGACCTTGAAATCACCTTAACGGGACGGGAAGGCGGCGGCGACAAGAAAATTCCGATGTGCGGCGTTCCCTACCATTCCGCCGAAGGCTACATAGCTAGACTGATTGAAAAAGGCTATAAAGTTGCGATTTGTGAGCAGGTCGAGGATCCGGCAGCAGCCAAAGGGGTCGTCAGACGGGAAATTATTCGCGTCGTTACGCCGGGAACTGTGATGGAGAGTAAGTCACTTACGGAGAAAGCGAACAATTTCATCGTCTCCGTCTCGGAGCTAAGCGGCGTTTACGGCGTCGCGGCCTGCGACCTGACGACGGGCGAGCTGTACGTGACCTCCTTCTCCGCGGGTGCGGATGCGCTGCTTGACGAGGTCAACGTGTATCATCCTTCGGAAGTCGTCGGCGATGCCTCCGCGCTCGAATGGCTTCGTCCCGCTGCGTCAGGATGGAACCGGCCCGTGCTGTTCACGGATAGAGCGCCAATGCAGGCGGACCGGCTCGAGCAGCAGTTCAGCCAATTGGAGCTTGAGGCGCTCGCTCCGGCAAGGCATCGTGCGGTCAGCTTGCTGACGGGCTATCTCGACGAGACGCAGAAGCGTTCGCTTGGCCATGTACGCAGAATTTCGGTGTATGAGCCGAATCAATATATGATTCTTGATCCCTTCACGCGCCGCAACCTGGAGCTGACGGAAACGGTTCGCGACCGAAGCAAGAAAGGGTCGCTGCTGTGGCTGCTCGACCGCACGAGAACGTCGATGGGAGCCCGGCTGCTGCGCAGATGGATCGATAAGCCCTTGCTCTCGAAGCCGGCGATCGATGAGCGGCTTGAAGCGGTGGACAAGCTGTACCACAGCTTCATCCTGCGCGACGAGCTTCGTACCGAGCTGAATGAAATCTACGATCTGGAGCGGCTTGTCGGCCGCGTTGCCTATGGCAGCGCGAACGGCCGGGATCTTAATGCGCTGAAGACTTCGCTTCAGCATGTACCGGCGCTTACCGCCTTATGCGCGGATTCGGATTCCACAACGCTTCGCAAGCTGGTTGCCGGCGTGGATGACTGTGCCGATTTGGCCGCGATGATCGAGACGGTCATCGTGGACGAGCCGCCGGTTTCCGTAAGGGAAGGCGGATTGATTCGTTCGGGATACGACGCGTATCTGGATGAGCTGCGCGAAGCAAGCGTGAACGGGAAGAGATGGCTTGCGGAGCTTGAGCGCAAGGAGCGGGAAGCGACAGGAATCAAGTCGCTGAAGATCGGCTACAACAAAGTGTTCGGCTATTATTTGGAAGTGTCCAAAGCCAATGTCGGCAGCCTCCCGGAAGGCCGGTATGAGCGCAAGCAGACGTTGACCAACGCGGAACGTTACGTGACGCCGGAGCTGAAGGAGAAGGAATCGCTTATCCTCGAAGCGGAAGAGAAAATGGTCGATCTCGAATACGCCAAATTCGTGGAGCTTCGTGAGCATCTAACCGTGCACCTGCACCGGCTGCAGAAGCTTGCTGAAGTACTGGCGGCGCTTGATGTGTTCCAATCGCTCGCGACCGTAAGCGGTGAACAGCGCTATGTGAAGCCAACTGTGACGGAGGGCTATAATTTCGTCGCTGTGGAGGGGCGCCATCCTGTCGTTGAAGCCGTTATGGAAGGCGCGGCATTTATCGCGAATGATACCAGACTGACGAAGGACGGCGGTAGCGATGCTTCCATGCTCCTTATTACCGGCCCCAACATGGCCGGCAAGAGCACATACATGCGCCAAGTAGCGCTTGTGAGTATCATGGCGCAAATCGGCTGCTTTGTTCCTGCGAAGCAAGCGGAGGTGCCGCTGATCGACCGGATCTTCACGCGAATAGGAGCGGCGGACGATCTCATCGGCGGTCAAAGCACGTTCATGGTCGAGATGAAAGACATTCAAATTATGACGGAGAAAGCGACTTCGCAAAGCTTGGTCATTATCGACGAGCTTGGCCGTGGCACGTCTACCGGCGAAGGCATGGCAATCGCCCAGGCGGTAATCGAGTTCGTGCACCACGAAGTGGGCTGCAAAGCGCTTGTGTCGACGCATTTTCATGAGCTTGCGCATTTGGGAGATACGCTGCCTCATCTGGCGAACGCGTGCATGGCTGTACAGGAAACCGGCGATAACGTTACGTTTCTGCGCAAGCTTGTGCCCGGTGCAGCCGGCAGCAGCTACGGCATCTATTGCGCGCAGCTCGCCGGATTGCCAGGCAGCATTATTACGCGCGCGTACGCGCTGCTTGATTCGCATACGAAGCTCGAAATGGCGGCGGCTGCAACGCTGCTGCCAACTGCGATTGTGACTCGTGAACAAACGGCAGCCGCGGCTGGAATTGTAACAAGCGCAGCAGGTGAACGACGTATCGAGCCGAATTCCGGCCCTTCGGGAGCGGCTGCCTTGGCGGCGGCGGAATCAGCATCTATATACGCAGCTCCGGCGCTTGAAAATCAATCAGCCGATTTGTCTGCGGCAGCCGGAGTGGTGCAGCTCTCGATCTTCGAGGAGCCGGCACCGGCCGATAACGCTAAGGCTCGCAAAGGAAGCCCGCGTGCGGAGCAGCTGGCCGATCAGCTGCGGAAGCTGGACTTGTTCAACCTGACGCCGATGCAGGCGATGCAGTGGCTGAATGATATGAAGCTGAAGCTGAACGAGTAA
- the fabF gene encoding beta-ketoacyl-ACP synthase II has translation MEKVVITGLGIISPLGNTVDSYWKALKRGESGVSVIDRFDTSHHKAKIGGLVRDFDADALFGRKEARRMDRFVQFALAAAEQAWQDAGLNEASIDKERVGVYVGSGIGGLDTLLAQDRVLIERGPERVSPTLVPMIIANMAPAMISMRFGLHGPTMAPVTACSIGNTSIGEAFRLIRYGHADIVIAGGTEAVVNDISLASFGNATALSTRNDAPDKASRPFDSDRDGFVMSEGAGIVILESESHARRRKARMYAEVIGYGASSDAYHMVATHPEGHGAYLAMKAALREAGIAPSEVDVIFAHATSTELGDISETKAIKRLFEGRAYDIPVTAVKSMTGHMLGAAGGAQAIALMKTLNEGIVPPTINLTHPGPDCDLDYVPNEARAINARIGVSNSFGFGGHNAVVVFKSVDSSLK, from the coding sequence ATGGAGAAAGTCGTCATTACGGGGCTTGGCATCATCTCCCCGCTCGGAAACACGGTGGATTCGTATTGGAAGGCGCTGAAGCGGGGCGAATCGGGCGTTTCGGTCATTGACCGTTTCGATACGTCGCATCATAAAGCGAAGATAGGCGGCCTGGTTCGGGATTTCGATGCGGATGCTTTGTTCGGCCGCAAAGAGGCAAGGCGAATGGACCGATTCGTGCAGTTCGCGCTCGCGGCAGCCGAGCAGGCTTGGCAGGATGCGGGTTTAAACGAAGCATCCATTGATAAGGAGCGCGTCGGCGTCTATGTTGGCTCCGGCATCGGCGGGCTCGATACGCTGCTTGCTCAAGATCGCGTACTAATCGAGAGAGGGCCGGAGCGGGTGAGTCCAACGCTCGTTCCGATGATCATCGCCAACATGGCGCCAGCCATGATCAGCATGCGTTTTGGACTTCACGGTCCGACGATGGCTCCTGTTACGGCATGCTCGATCGGCAATACTTCAATCGGCGAAGCTTTTCGCCTCATTCGATACGGTCATGCCGATATCGTCATTGCTGGAGGAACGGAAGCGGTCGTGAATGATATCTCGCTGGCGAGCTTCGGCAATGCGACGGCGTTATCGACTCGCAATGATGCGCCGGACAAAGCCAGCCGCCCGTTCGATTCCGATCGCGACGGCTTCGTCATGTCGGAAGGCGCAGGCATCGTCATCCTGGAGTCGGAATCGCATGCCCGCAGGCGGAAAGCGCGCATGTACGCGGAAGTAATCGGCTACGGCGCGAGCTCCGATGCGTATCATATGGTAGCGACGCATCCGGAGGGGCATGGTGCTTACTTGGCGATGAAGGCCGCACTCCGTGAAGCAGGGATTGCGCCTAGCGAAGTCGACGTGATCTTTGCGCATGCAACGAGCACGGAGCTTGGGGATATATCGGAGACGAAAGCCATTAAGCGGCTGTTCGAAGGCAGGGCCTATGATATACCGGTTACGGCTGTCAAATCCATGACCGGCCATATGCTCGGCGCAGCCGGCGGCGCGCAGGCAATCGCCTTGATGAAGACGCTGAATGAAGGCATCGTACCGCCGACGATTAATTTGACCCATCCGGGCCCGGACTGCGATCTCGATTATGTTCCGAATGAAGCCCGCGCTATAAATGCCCGCATCGGGGTCAGCAATTCGTTCGGATTCGGCGGTCACAACGCTGTCGTCGTGTTCAAATCGGTTGACTCATCTCTTAAATGA
- the hfq gene encoding RNA chaperone Hfq — MNKSINIQDTFLNQLRKDSVPVTVYLTNGFQIRGVIKAFDNFTIVIDSEGRQQMVYKHAISTFTPQRNVSLMQVQDNDA, encoded by the coding sequence ATGAACAAATCTATCAACATTCAAGATACGTTTCTGAATCAACTTCGCAAAGACAGCGTGCCGGTAACCGTCTATTTAACGAACGGTTTCCAAATTCGCGGTGTCATTAAAGCCTTTGACAATTTCACGATCGTCATTGACAGCGAAGGCCGCCAGCAAATGGTGTACAAGCATGCTATTTCGACGTTTACCCCGCAACGTAATGTTTCGCTCATGCAGGTGCAAGACAACGACGCGTAA
- a CDS encoding aromatic acid exporter family protein, with product MGIRVIKTAIAALGALYTAYYLGLTPSLSAGLLAILGVEVTRMKGLKSAFARFMASVLGLFFASLLFLAFGFHIWTISIFILLTFPILSRLQLKDGIATSAVIVFHVYAREEVTAVLIGNEIMLLVTGLGWATAINLLYMPKEEHKLVELRHRTEEKFGIIFGHMAQSLRTPSIIWDGRELLEAGQAVEEGIRRAEVSRENRIWGQSSEYSRYWAKYFDMRQQQLETIGQMLAQLAFVYEVLPQGELTAELFELLSSDVKSDVYEGGVETKVLFMEKRFRSMSLPVTRDEFEMRAAILHLLLELKRYLAIAKRLKKQKNSLKAAPREDLA from the coding sequence ATGGGGATACGCGTGATCAAAACGGCAATCGCCGCGCTTGGCGCCTTATATACGGCGTATTATTTGGGGCTGACTCCATCGCTCTCCGCTGGGCTGCTGGCGATTCTAGGCGTTGAAGTTACCCGAATGAAGGGGCTGAAAAGCGCGTTTGCACGGTTTATGGCTTCTGTGCTGGGGCTGTTCTTCGCGTCGCTGCTGTTCTTGGCGTTTGGCTTTCATATCTGGACGATATCGATCTTCATCTTATTGACTTTCCCGATTCTATCCCGGCTTCAATTGAAGGATGGTATCGCGACAAGTGCCGTCATTGTCTTCCATGTATACGCAAGAGAAGAAGTCACTGCGGTACTCATTGGTAACGAAATCATGCTGCTTGTGACGGGCCTCGGCTGGGCAACGGCCATTAATTTGCTCTATATGCCGAAGGAAGAGCATAAACTGGTAGAGCTTAGGCACCGAACGGAAGAGAAGTTCGGCATTATTTTCGGTCATATGGCGCAGTCGCTGCGTACACCGTCCATCATATGGGACGGACGCGAGCTGCTGGAAGCCGGGCAGGCGGTCGAGGAAGGGATTCGGCGCGCAGAGGTGAGCCGCGAGAACCGGATCTGGGGACAGAGCAGCGAGTACAGCCGATATTGGGCGAAGTATTTCGATATGAGGCAGCAGCAGCTGGAAACGATCGGGCAAATGCTGGCCCAGCTGGCTTTTGTCTATGAGGTGCTTCCGCAGGGAGAATTGACAGCTGAGCTGTTCGAATTACTTTCCAGCGATGTGAAATCCGACGTATATGAAGGCGGCGTGGAGACAAAAGTGCTGTTCATGGAGAAACGCTTCAGGAGCATGTCGCTTCCCGTCACGCGGGACGAATTCGAAATGCGCGCGGCGATCCTTCATTTATTGTTGGAGCTGAAGCGGTATTTGGCCATTGCCAAACGGCTTAAGAAACAAAAAAACAGCCTGAAGGCTGCTCCCCGAGAAGACCTGGCGTAA